Proteins from a genomic interval of Quercus lobata isolate SW786 chromosome 11, ValleyOak3.0 Primary Assembly, whole genome shotgun sequence:
- the LOC115968956 gene encoding endochitinase EP3-like, which translates to MGTLSLQNGLLTLIIVGILAANVKGDCSCAANECCSKYDFCGTTAEYCGEGCKSGPCTTTTNDVSVPDIVTEDFFNGILNQAQGDCPGKSFYTRAAFLDALNSYNQFAKSGSSDDGKSEIAAFFAHVTHETGSLCYIEERDVPTTENNCNADYPDYPCNPSKRYYGRGPLQLTWNYNYGAAGKAIQFDGLGSPETVANDANISFKTALWYWMTNVHQSVSQGFGATIRAINGPKECDGKDHSKVQSRIQYYQQYCTQFGVAPGDNLSC; encoded by the exons ATGGGTACTCTTAGTTTACAAAATGGTCTGCTAACTCTCATTATAGTTGGGATCCTAGCAGCAAATGTGAAGGGTGATTGTAGTTGTGCTGCAAACGAATGTTGCAGCAAATATGACTTTTGTGGTACTACTGCTGAATACTGTGGCGAGGGGTGCAAATCAGGACCTTGTACCACAACTACTAATGATGTTTCAGTCCCTGATATTGTGACAGAAGACTTTTTCAATGGTATACTTAACCAGGCCCAAGGAGATTGTCCTGGAAAGAGCTTCTACACAAGAGCGGCATTTCTTGATGCTCTTAATTCTTATAATCAGTTTGCCAAGTCTGGTTCTAGTGATGACGGTAAAAGTGAGATTGCAGCTTTCTTTGCCCATGTCACACATGAGACTGGAA GTTTATGCTATATAGAAGAAAGAGATGTTCCAACCACGGAAAACAATTGTAACGCAGACTACCCTGATTATCCATGCAATCCTAGTAAACGTTACTATGGCCGTGGACCACTTCAACTAACCTGGAATTACAATTATGGAGCAGCTGGAAAAGCAATTCAGTTTGACGGGCTAGGCTCTCCTGAAACTGTTGCCAATGATGCGAATATCTCGTTTAAGACTGCCTTATGGTATTGGATGACCAATGTTCACCAATCTGTAAGCCAAGGTTTTGGAGCAACAATTCGAGCTATTAATGGTCCTAAAGAATGTGATGGTAAAGATCATAGTAAAGTTCAGTCTCGAATCCAGTATTACCAACAGTACTGTACTCAATTTGGTGTTGCACCTGGTGATAATCTTTCTTGCTAG